Proteins co-encoded in one Armatimonadota bacterium genomic window:
- the thiE gene encoding thiamine phosphate synthase: MDLRLYVITDRELSGRSHEVQAEAAIAGGATVIQLRDKTATARVLVEVGERLAALCRARGVVFIVNDRADVAVACGADGVHVGEDDLPVAAARRLLGPGKIVGASAGTVEAARRAEAEGADYLGVGAVFPTGTKADAGEAIGLEGLARIVRAVRIPVVGIGGITVENAAAVIRTGAVGVAVVSAVVAQPDIAAAARALRAQVDAARTRR, from the coding sequence GTGGACCTTCGCCTGTACGTGATCACCGACCGGGAGCTGTCCGGCCGCAGCCACGAGGTCCAGGCCGAGGCGGCGATCGCCGGCGGCGCCACGGTCATCCAGCTGCGTGACAAGACCGCGACGGCCCGGGTGCTGGTGGAGGTCGGCGAGCGCCTGGCGGCGCTGTGCCGCGCGCGCGGCGTGGTGTTCATCGTCAACGACCGCGCCGACGTCGCGGTGGCCTGTGGTGCCGACGGCGTGCACGTGGGCGAGGACGACCTGCCGGTCGCGGCAGCCCGGCGGCTGCTCGGGCCGGGCAAGATCGTGGGGGCGTCTGCGGGAACCGTAGAGGCCGCCCGGCGCGCCGAGGCCGAGGGTGCCGACTACCTCGGGGTGGGCGCGGTGTTCCCCACCGGCACCAAGGCCGACGCGGGGGAGGCGATCGGCCTGGAGGGGTTGGCACGCATCGTCCGGGCGGTGCGCATCCCCGTGGTCGGCATCGGTGGGATCACGGTCGAGAACGCCGCGGCGGTCATACGCACCGGAGCCGTAGGGGTCGCGGTGGTCTCCGCCGTGGTAGCGCAGCCCGACATCGCAGCCGCCGCCCGCGCCCTGCGCGCTCAGGTCGATGCCGCCCGAACGCGTCGGTGA
- a CDS encoding Lrp/AsnC ligand binding domain-containing protein — protein MSETAYILIRLDRSTPAEVARRVRRVPGVTEAAVTMGEVDVLAIARGDTTKGLAEISHQIQAIEGVKSVSVCVVVRP, from the coding sequence ATGAGCGAGACGGCGTACATCCTGATCCGGCTCGACCGCAGCACCCCCGCCGAAGTGGCCAGACGGGTCCGGCGCGTGCCGGGCGTGACCGAGGCCGCGGTGACCATGGGCGAGGTGGACGTGCTGGCGATCGCCCGCGGCGACACCACCAAGGGCCTGGCAGAGATCAGCCACCAGATCCAGGCCATCGAGGGCGTGAAGAGCGTCTCGGTCTGCGTCGTCGTCCGCCCGTAG
- the coaD gene encoding pantetheine-phosphate adenylyltransferase — MHIAVYPGSFDPVHNGHIDVIRRAARLFDRVIVAVAENVEKGRGVFTVGERVEMLRECLADLSSVEVAAYSGLTVEFALARGATCLIKGLRAVGDFDYELKQSAMNRRLAPSLDTLLLIAAPEYAFVSSSLIREVASLGGNVESIVPANVARRLRSKFPGR; from the coding sequence GTGCACATCGCGGTCTATCCGGGGAGCTTCGACCCCGTGCACAACGGGCACATCGACGTCATCCGGCGCGCTGCGCGGCTGTTCGATCGGGTGATCGTGGCCGTCGCGGAGAACGTCGAGAAGGGCCGCGGCGTGTTCACCGTCGGCGAGCGGGTGGAGATGTTGCGTGAGTGCCTCGCCGACCTTTCGTCGGTGGAGGTGGCCGCCTACAGCGGCCTCACCGTCGAGTTCGCGCTCGCCCGGGGGGCGACGTGCCTGATCAAGGGGCTGCGCGCTGTCGGCGACTTCGACTACGAGCTGAAGCAGTCGGCCATGAACCGCCGGCTGGCACCGTCGCTGGACACGCTGCTGCTGATCGCGGCTCCGGAGTACGCGTTCGTCTCCTCGTCCTTGATCCGCGAGGTAGCCAGCCTCGGCGGCAACGTGGAGAGCATCGTGCCCGCCAACGTCGCCCGCCGGCTGCGGAGCAAGTTCCCGGGCCGGTGA
- a CDS encoding AIR synthase family protein: protein MRVGKLSPLALRQCVFPHLGRRPDVLVHAAVGEDCAVLDFGPAACVVTCDPITGASAHLGRLAVHVACNDVAATGAEPVAVLLTLLLPQAASEDDLDRLMHDAGQAARSVGVEIVGGHTEVTAGIDRPLVVTAAIGRAPRDGFVSSGGGRPGDWLVLTKGAGIEGTAILAEDLGAQLRAQVDEATLARARGFIDRISVVPEGRIGARAGVSAMHDVTEGGVLTGTWELAEASGCGVRLDADAVPVAQETRAVCGVLGIDPLGLIGSGAMLMATADPRPLLAALADAGIPAAVIGQLTAGPREVVRAGQTSALAPLERDELWRVLEG, encoded by the coding sequence ATGCGGGTCGGTAAGCTCTCGCCGCTGGCGCTGCGCCAGTGCGTGTTCCCGCACCTGGGACGCCGGCCGGACGTGCTCGTCCACGCCGCCGTCGGCGAGGACTGCGCGGTCCTGGACTTCGGTCCCGCGGCCTGCGTGGTCACCTGCGATCCGATCACGGGCGCCTCCGCGCACCTGGGGCGGCTGGCGGTCCACGTGGCGTGCAACGACGTGGCGGCGACGGGTGCCGAGCCCGTGGCTGTGCTGCTGACGCTCCTGCTGCCGCAGGCAGCGAGCGAGGACGACCTGGACCGCCTGATGCACGACGCCGGGCAGGCCGCCCGCAGCGTGGGCGTCGAGATCGTGGGCGGGCACACGGAAGTCACGGCGGGCATCGACCGACCACTGGTGGTCACGGCGGCCATCGGCCGGGCGCCACGCGACGGGTTCGTGTCGTCTGGGGGCGGGCGGCCGGGCGACTGGTTGGTCCTCACCAAAGGCGCGGGGATCGAGGGCACGGCGATCCTCGCAGAAGACCTGGGCGCGCAGCTGCGCGCGCAGGTGGACGAGGCGACCCTGGCGCGGGCGCGCGGGTTCATCGACCGGATCAGCGTCGTGCCCGAGGGCCGTATCGGCGCCCGGGCCGGCGTTTCGGCGATGCACGACGTCACCGAGGGCGGCGTCCTCACGGGGACCTGGGAGCTCGCCGAAGCGTCCGGATGCGGTGTCCGCCTGGACGCCGACGCCGTGCCGGTGGCGCAGGAGACCCGCGCGGTGTGTGGAGTCCTGGGCATCGACCCGCTGGGGCTGATCGGGAGCGGCGCCATGCTCATGGCGACTGCCGATCCCCGGCCGCTGCTGGCCGCGCTGGCCGACGCAGGGATTCCGGCGGCCGTCATCGGTCAGCTCACCGCGGGGCCCCGGGAGGTCGTGCGGGCGGGGCAGACCAGTGCACTGGCGCCCCTTGAGCGGGACGAGTTGTGGCGCGTGCTGGAGGGCTAA
- the recG gene encoding ATP-dependent DNA helicase RecG encodes MPLDAPAVAGRPRRLGPDDAVQYLRGVGPARAALLARLGIRTVRDLVLHLPRRHEDRRHPTPLALLREGVEQAAVARIERVQLLRTRRGIPIVRATVVDATGAALAIWFHQPYLATTLARGQQVSLYGRVERAGRSLQFVAPEFEILDPHSDPLHVGRLVPIYPTTEGLPQRTLRVLVRDALVACADALPDVLPADLRTRHHLLPLRDALWAVHFPEHPDDAAAARRRLAFEELLVLRLAVLEQRRALRAIPRSTTYATPGPLLERFVASLPYPLTAAQRRVIDEILRDMRAPVPMNRLLQGDVGSGKTAVAAAALVACVEGGAQGALMAPTEILAEQHYLTLRQLLAPLGVPVVLLTGGADPAVRQVALARLAAGEPLVAVGTHALLEEGVTFARLGLAVIDEQHRFGVMQRARLRAKGTAPDVLVMTATPIPRTLTLTLYGDLDVSVLDELPPGRQPVATHVRPTAARARVYAWLRQQVAGGRQAYVVCPLIEESEVVAAASAVRLAQELREGPLAGLRLEVLHGRLPAAIRAERMEAFRAGAIDVLVATTVIEVGIDVPNATIMVIENADRYGLAQLHQLRGRVGRGRQRGICVLLADPTTEEGRRRLEVMAAVHDGFRIAQEDLAIRGPGEVLGTRQHGATGLQVADLVADARVLEEASAAAEALLEHDPDLADPAVAPLARLVRQRLRERAGLASVG; translated from the coding sequence GTGCCTCTCGACGCGCCCGCGGTCGCCGGCCGTCCCCGCCGGCTGGGACCCGACGACGCCGTGCAGTACCTGCGCGGCGTCGGGCCCGCGCGGGCAGCGCTGCTGGCGCGGCTGGGGATCCGGACGGTCCGTGACCTGGTGCTGCACCTGCCGCGCCGGCACGAGGACCGGCGGCATCCCACGCCGCTGGCGCTCCTGCGGGAGGGCGTCGAGCAGGCGGCCGTTGCCCGCATCGAACGGGTACAGCTGCTCCGGACCCGCCGCGGGATCCCCATCGTGCGCGCCACCGTGGTGGACGCCACCGGTGCTGCGCTGGCCATCTGGTTCCACCAGCCCTACCTGGCGACGACGCTGGCCCGTGGCCAGCAGGTTAGTCTCTACGGGCGTGTGGAGCGCGCCGGTCGCAGCCTGCAGTTCGTGGCCCCCGAGTTCGAGATCCTGGATCCGCACAGCGATCCGCTGCACGTCGGTCGGCTCGTGCCGATCTACCCCACGACCGAGGGCCTGCCCCAACGCACGCTCCGCGTGCTGGTGCGCGACGCGCTGGTGGCGTGCGCCGACGCCCTGCCCGACGTGCTGCCCGCAGACCTGCGGACACGGCACCACCTGCTGCCCCTGCGCGACGCGCTGTGGGCGGTGCACTTCCCCGAGCATCCCGACGACGCCGCAGCCGCTCGCCGCCGCCTGGCGTTCGAGGAACTGCTCGTCCTGCGGCTGGCCGTGCTGGAGCAGCGGCGGGCGCTGCGGGCCATCCCCCGCAGTACGACCTACGCGACGCCGGGACCGTTGCTGGAGCGCTTCGTCGCCTCGCTTCCCTATCCCCTGACGGCCGCGCAGCGGCGCGTGATCGACGAGATCCTGCGGGACATGCGCGCGCCCGTGCCGATGAACCGGTTGCTCCAGGGCGACGTGGGTTCGGGCAAGACGGCCGTGGCCGCCGCCGCGCTGGTCGCCTGCGTGGAGGGTGGCGCGCAGGGCGCGCTGATGGCGCCCACCGAGATCCTCGCGGAACAGCACTACCTCACGTTGCGCCAGCTGCTGGCCCCGCTGGGCGTACCGGTCGTGCTGCTCACCGGTGGTGCCGACCCCGCGGTCCGACAGGTGGCCCTGGCGCGGCTGGCCGCCGGGGAGCCGCTGGTCGCCGTCGGTACCCATGCCCTCCTCGAGGAGGGCGTGACATTCGCTCGCCTGGGGCTGGCGGTCATCGACGAGCAGCACCGGTTCGGCGTGATGCAGCGCGCGCGGCTGCGCGCCAAGGGCACGGCGCCCGACGTGCTGGTGATGACGGCGACGCCGATTCCCCGGACGCTGACCCTGACGCTCTACGGCGATCTCGACGTCTCGGTGCTGGACGAACTCCCACCCGGCCGGCAGCCCGTGGCGACGCACGTGCGCCCGACGGCGGCCCGTGCCCGGGTCTACGCGTGGCTCCGGCAGCAGGTGGCGGGCGGCCGGCAGGCCTACGTCGTCTGCCCGCTCATCGAGGAGTCGGAGGTGGTGGCCGCGGCCTCGGCGGTGCGGCTCGCCCAGGAACTGCGCGAGGGGCCCCTGGCCGGGCTGCGTTTGGAGGTCCTGCACGGCCGGCTGCCTGCCGCGATACGTGCCGAGCGCATGGAGGCGTTCCGCGCCGGGGCCATCGACGTGCTGGTGGCCACCACGGTGATCGAGGTGGGCATCGACGTGCCCAACGCCACGATCATGGTCATTGAGAACGCCGACCGGTACGGGCTGGCCCAGCTGCACCAGCTGCGCGGGCGTGTCGGGCGCGGGAGGCAGCGCGGGATCTGCGTGCTCCTTGCCGATCCCACCACCGAGGAGGGCCGACGCCGTCTGGAGGTCATGGCGGCGGTGCACGACGGCTTTCGCATCGCTCAGGAGGACCTGGCGATCCGCGGTCCCGGCGAGGTGCTGGGCACGCGCCAGCACGGCGCGACCGGACTGCAGGTGGCCGACCTCGTCGCCGACGCCCGGGTGCTGGAGGAGGCCAGCGCCGCGGCCGAGGCCCTGCTGGAACACGATCCGGACCTCGCAGACCCCGCGGTGGCCCCACTGGCCCGGCTCGTGCGGCAGCGACTCCGGGAGCGGGCGGGGCTCGCGTCGGTCGGATGA
- a CDS encoding NIPSNAP family protein translates to MSERSAQLRIYTVAEGALGEFVARWRAGVRPLRERYGFVIEGAWTIPDQHRFVWILSYRGPGSFEEADAAYYASPERKALRPDPAELLVAAQTYWLSPLPA, encoded by the coding sequence ATGAGCGAGCGGTCGGCGCAACTCCGCATCTACACCGTCGCCGAGGGCGCACTCGGCGAGTTCGTCGCACGGTGGAGGGCGGGAGTCCGGCCGCTTCGGGAACGGTACGGGTTCGTCATCGAGGGCGCGTGGACCATCCCCGACCAGCACCGGTTCGTCTGGATCCTCTCGTACCGCGGTCCCGGCTCGTTCGAGGAGGCCGACGCGGCCTACTACGCATCACCGGAGCGCAAAGCCCTCCGGCCCGATCCGGCCGAGCTCCTGGTCGCCGCCCAGACGTATTGGCTCTCCCCGCTGCCCGCGTAA
- the rsmD gene encoding 16S rRNA (guanine(966)-N(2))-methyltransferase RsmD, which yields MRPTAARVRDALFNALGERVRGAAVLDLFAGTGALGLEALRRGAATVVFVERDARLARALAARVRDAGVADRAEVVAEDVLTAIRRLGAAGRRFAVILMDPPYGQEWIPRTLEAIGVAGILAPGGLVVAEGHWRDRPAAGGWHLEREARYGETALWYLRARDA from the coding sequence GTGCGCCCCACGGCCGCGCGGGTGCGGGACGCGCTGTTCAACGCGCTGGGCGAGCGCGTGCGGGGCGCGGCGGTGCTGGACCTGTTCGCCGGGACCGGGGCACTGGGGCTCGAGGCGCTGCGCCGGGGCGCGGCGACCGTGGTGTTTGTGGAACGTGATGCGCGCCTGGCGCGGGCACTGGCCGCACGCGTGCGGGATGCGGGGGTCGCCGACCGGGCCGAGGTCGTCGCCGAGGACGTCCTGACCGCCATCCGACGACTGGGGGCGGCCGGCCGGCGCTTCGCGGTGATCCTGATGGACCCGCCATACGGGCAGGAATGGATCCCGCGGACGCTCGAGGCGATCGGCGTCGCCGGCATCCTGGCGCCCGGGGGCCTGGTCGTCGCCGAGGGGCACTGGCGCGATCGACCTGCGGCGGGCGGATGGCACCTTGAGCGGGAGGCGCGCTACGGGGAGACGGCGCTGTGGTATCTGCGGGCACGCGACGCCTAG
- a CDS encoding phosphate/phosphite/phosphonate ABC transporter substrate-binding protein, protein MIPRGARRLRLAVLCAAAALVAAGIPAGHAAPSPALTLAFTPSSDAQRVLATGSTLARMLEVATGYTVRAEVPTSYAATIEAMCAGRVDVAFLHPFAYVLARQRCGADVRLVSVRFGVPYYRSQILYRAGLPIRTVADLRGRRFAFVDPASASGYLFPAALLKRHGIDPTRHFSQVVFAGGHDKVVLAVYTGSVDAGATFGDEFGNDARDRVIRLYPDVKERVRVLAYTDPIPADTVSFRRDLPEEVKARTALALLRIAQTAPGRETLDSLYRIHGFADVEILRTAHGLKLRTLDEFFAPVREVARLLGVDLEELVRAQ, encoded by the coding sequence TTGATACCACGTGGAGCACGGCGACTGCGCCTGGCGGTGCTGTGCGCGGCGGCGGCCCTGGTGGCGGCGGGCATCCCCGCCGGACACGCGGCGCCGTCCCCGGCCCTGACGCTGGCGTTCACGCCTTCCAGCGACGCCCAGCGCGTGCTGGCCACCGGCAGCACGCTGGCGCGCATGCTGGAAGTGGCCACAGGCTATACGGTGCGAGCCGAGGTGCCCACCAGCTACGCGGCCACCATCGAGGCGATGTGCGCGGGCCGCGTCGACGTGGCGTTCCTGCACCCCTTCGCCTACGTGCTGGCCCGCCAGCGCTGCGGCGCCGACGTGCGTCTGGTCAGCGTGCGGTTCGGCGTGCCCTACTACCGGTCCCAGATCCTCTACCGGGCGGGACTGCCCATTCGCACGGTGGCCGACCTGCGCGGGCGGCGGTTCGCGTTCGTCGACCCGGCGTCGGCGTCGGGATACCTTTTCCCCGCGGCGCTGCTGAAGCGCCACGGTATCGATCCGACGCGGCACTTCAGCCAGGTGGTGTTCGCGGGCGGCCACGACAAGGTGGTGCTGGCCGTCTACACGGGCTCGGTCGACGCCGGCGCGACGTTCGGCGACGAGTTCGGCAACGACGCCCGCGACCGGGTGATCCGCCTGTACCCGGACGTGAAGGAGCGCGTGCGGGTGCTGGCCTACACCGACCCCATTCCCGCCGACACCGTGTCGTTCCGCCGCGACCTGCCCGAGGAGGTCAAGGCCCGTACGGCCCTGGCGTTGCTGCGCATCGCCCAGACCGCCCCGGGGCGCGAGACGCTGGACAGCCTGTACCGCATCCACGGCTTCGCCGACGTGGAGATCCTGCGGACCGCGCACGGCTTGAAGCTGCGCACGCTGGACGAGTTCTTCGCGCCCGTCCGCGAGGTGGCGCGGCTGCTGGGCGTCGATCTCGAGGAACTGGTGCGCGCCCAGTAG
- the hslO gene encoding Hsp33 family molecular chaperone HslO, with protein MDDTLVRGTAADGTVLACAVVATQSTEEARRRHGTLPTATAALGRALVAAAMLGATLKGRQTVMIRVLGDGPLGPVVSESTADGALRGYVTHPHTHLPPTPARKLDVGGAVGRRGIFHVTRDLGLRDPYQGSVPLVSGEIGEDLAAYLVRSEQVPSVVAVGVLVSPDERVLASGGLMLQVMPGAPAWMPAYLEERARALPAVTHMVRDGATPDDMLRMALGELPLAVREERPVRFACRCSPRKVEDVLVALGRAEADRLLREEGRIEVQCRFCGERYVLGTAEVAAVFDAVATHDGA; from the coding sequence ATGGACGATACGCTGGTCCGCGGGACGGCCGCCGATGGCACAGTGCTCGCCTGCGCCGTGGTGGCCACGCAGAGCACCGAGGAGGCGCGGCGGCGCCACGGCACCCTGCCGACCGCCACTGCCGCGCTGGGACGGGCGCTGGTGGCGGCCGCGATGCTGGGGGCCACCCTGAAGGGCCGGCAGACGGTGATGATCCGGGTGCTGGGCGACGGGCCGCTGGGCCCGGTGGTGTCGGAGAGTACGGCCGACGGCGCCCTACGGGGATACGTGACCCATCCGCACACGCACCTGCCACCCACGCCCGCGCGGAAGCTGGACGTGGGCGGCGCGGTCGGCCGCCGGGGCATCTTCCACGTGACCAGGGACCTCGGGCTGCGCGATCCGTACCAGGGCAGCGTGCCCCTTGTCTCCGGCGAGATCGGAGAAGACCTCGCCGCCTACCTGGTGCGCAGCGAGCAGGTTCCGTCGGTGGTGGCGGTGGGCGTGTTGGTCAGCCCGGACGAACGCGTGCTCGCGTCCGGCGGGTTGATGCTCCAGGTCATGCCCGGGGCCCCAGCGTGGATGCCGGCGTACCTGGAGGAGCGGGCCCGGGCGCTGCCGGCGGTGACCCACATGGTGCGCGACGGCGCCACGCCCGACGACATGCTGCGCATGGCGCTGGGCGAGCTGCCGCTGGCCGTGCGCGAGGAACGCCCCGTGCGGTTCGCGTGTCGCTGTAGCCCCCGCAAGGTCGAAGACGTGCTCGTGGCGCTGGGGCGCGCGGAAGCGGACCGCCTGCTGCGTGAGGAGGGGCGCATCGAGGTGCAGTGCCGCTTTTGCGGCGAGCGGTACGTGCTGGGGACCGCAGAGGTCGCGGCGGTGTTTGACGCCGTGGCCACCCACGACGGCGCCTAG
- a CDS encoding Gfo/Idh/MocA family oxidoreductase, translated as MSAPTPVRVGVVGLGQWGRHHARVFASLPGVRLVGVVDRDAREAQAAAVRHGTAGYTDHLALLGQVDAVSVAVPTGLHYAITRDFLEAGVHVLVEKPMTATLDEARQLVDLAARRGVVMLVGHVERFKPAVQRLPALAREPLLIQARRVRPYDPHRVMDVGVVLDLMIHDIDIVLALAPGRVVDVTGVGVCVHNSHEDLAVAHLVTASGCRITLTASRVSAVKAVEMEITTADRAVHLDFLRETLSIRHFSGEQQRLALDGEEPLRAELAHFVACVRGEERPRVTGEDGLRALEVSHRLLRAMVGITPRVPV; from the coding sequence ATGAGCGCCCCGACGCCCGTGCGCGTGGGCGTGGTGGGGCTGGGGCAGTGGGGACGGCACCACGCCCGGGTGTTCGCCTCGCTGCCCGGCGTCCGCCTGGTGGGCGTCGTCGACCGCGACGCGCGGGAGGCGCAAGCTGCCGCGGTGCGCCATGGCACAGCAGGGTACACCGATCACCTGGCGTTGCTCGGCCAGGTGGACGCCGTGAGCGTCGCGGTGCCCACGGGCCTGCACTACGCCATTACCCGGGACTTCCTCGAAGCCGGCGTGCACGTGCTGGTGGAGAAGCCCATGACGGCGACCCTCGACGAGGCCAGGCAGCTGGTCGACCTGGCCGCGCGCCGGGGCGTCGTCATGCTGGTCGGGCACGTGGAGCGCTTCAAGCCGGCCGTCCAGCGTCTGCCCGCGCTGGCGCGGGAGCCGCTGCTCATCCAGGCGCGACGGGTGCGGCCCTACGATCCCCATCGTGTCATGGACGTGGGCGTGGTGCTGGACCTGATGATCCACGACATCGACATCGTGCTGGCGCTGGCGCCCGGCCGCGTGGTCGACGTGACGGGTGTCGGCGTGTGCGTCCACAACAGCCACGAGGACCTGGCCGTCGCCCACCTGGTGACGGCCAGCGGCTGCCGGATCACGCTCACCGCCAGCCGCGTCTCGGCGGTGAAGGCCGTGGAGATGGAGATCACCACCGCCGACCGCGCGGTGCACCTGGACTTCCTGCGCGAGACCTTGAGCATTCGGCACTTCTCCGGGGAGCAGCAGCGCCTGGCGCTGGACGGCGAGGAGCCCCTGCGCGCCGAGCTGGCGCACTTCGTGGCCTGCGTCCGGGGCGAGGAGCGCCCGCGGGTCACGGGCGAGGACGGCCTGCGGGCGCTGGAGGTCAGCCACCGCCTGCTCCGCGCGATGGTCGGTATCACCCCCCGCGTGCCCGTCTAG
- the rpmB gene encoding 50S ribosomal protein L28, giving the protein MARRCAICGKGPAAGYSLSHSHVRSHRRFLPNLQRVRVVIGTTTRRASVCTACLKAGRVRRAV; this is encoded by the coding sequence ATGGCGCGGCGGTGCGCGATCTGCGGGAAAGGACCGGCGGCTGGGTACAGCCTCAGCCACTCGCACGTGCGCTCGCACCGGCGCTTCCTGCCCAACCTGCAGCGCGTGCGGGTGGTCATCGGGACGACGACGCGCCGGGCGAGCGTCTGCACGGCGTGCCTGAAGGCCGGCCGCGTGCGGCGCGCCGTCTAG
- the thiL gene encoding thiamine-phosphate kinase yields MPPERVGDLGEFPLLARLRRQLGSAYLGDDAALLPAPGDRAVLATVDAQVDGVHFLRDLMTPEQVGRRALAVNVSDIAAMGGRPAYALVSLLLPAALEVAWLERMYDGLLAEADRWGLVVVGGNISSTPGPLVIDVTVLGDVEPARALRRSGARPGDLLLVTGDLGRAAAGLRLLRTGVTDGPLVEAYCTPTPRVHEGQALAATGRVRAALDLSDGLGSDLHRLAEESAVGALIDAAQVPVSRAVRDAAARLGEDPLALALYGGEDYELLLAAAPADLAVLVDALAATGTALTAVGVVRPAADGVMVRTPDGAERPLAGGWDHFVRREAR; encoded by the coding sequence ATGCCGCCCGAACGCGTCGGTGACCTGGGCGAGTTCCCGCTGCTGGCGCGGCTACGGCGCCAGCTCGGGTCGGCGTACCTGGGTGACGACGCCGCGCTGCTCCCAGCGCCGGGCGACCGGGCCGTGCTCGCGACGGTCGATGCCCAGGTGGACGGCGTGCACTTCCTCCGGGACCTGATGACCCCGGAACAGGTCGGCCGGCGCGCCCTGGCGGTGAACGTGAGCGACATCGCGGCCATGGGCGGCCGCCCGGCGTACGCCCTGGTCTCGCTGCTGCTGCCGGCGGCGCTGGAGGTGGCCTGGCTCGAGCGCATGTACGACGGCCTGCTGGCGGAGGCAGACCGCTGGGGGCTCGTGGTCGTCGGCGGCAACATCAGCAGCACCCCGGGGCCGCTCGTCATCGACGTGACGGTGCTGGGCGACGTCGAGCCAGCGCGGGCGCTGCGGCGGTCGGGGGCGCGTCCGGGCGACCTGCTGCTGGTGACCGGCGACCTGGGCCGGGCGGCGGCGGGCCTGCGGCTCCTGCGTACGGGGGTGACCGATGGTCCGCTCGTCGAGGCCTACTGCACGCCGACCCCGCGCGTGCACGAGGGGCAGGCGCTGGCGGCCACCGGGCGGGTGCGGGCCGCCCTGGACCTGAGCGACGGCCTGGGCAGCGACCTGCACCGCCTGGCGGAAGAGAGCGCAGTGGGCGCCCTGATCGATGCGGCCCAGGTGCCGGTGAGCCGGGCCGTGCGCGACGCGGCCGCCCGCCTGGGGGAAGACCCGCTCGCTCTGGCGCTGTACGGCGGCGAGGACTACGAGTTGCTGCTCGCCGCGGCTCCTGCCGACCTCGCGGTGCTCGTCGACGCCCTGGCGGCCACCGGGACGGCCCTGACGGCCGTCGGTGTCGTCCGCCCGGCGGCCGACGGCGTCATGGTGCGCACGCCGGACGGCGCGGAGCGCCCGCTGGCGGGAGGGTGGGACCACTTCGTGCGACGGGAGGCGCGATGA
- the thiD gene encoding bifunctional hydroxymethylpyrimidine kinase/phosphomethylpyrimidine kinase, whose product MTTIPRALTIAGSDSGGGAGIQADLKTFSALGVFGMTAITALTAQNTTGVFGVVEIAPAFVAQQIDTVVTDIGVDAVKTGMLASAGIIEAVADRLRAHRLEVLVVDPVMIAKSGAPLLRPDAVEALRTLLLPLALVVTPNLHEARALTGQEIRTVREMEDAARRLHALGPRAVVVKGGHLAEAPVDVFYDGRRLVHLRAERIATPHTHGTGCVFASAIAAELAKGREVEEAVRRAKTFVTAAIRAALPLGRGHGPANPMHGQVQAVLDVS is encoded by the coding sequence ATGACGACCATTCCGCGAGCTCTGACCATCGCCGGCAGCGACTCGGGCGGCGGCGCGGGCATCCAGGCCGACCTGAAGACCTTCTCGGCCCTGGGGGTCTTCGGCATGACCGCCATCACGGCCCTGACGGCCCAGAACACCACGGGCGTCTTCGGCGTCGTGGAGATAGCGCCGGCGTTCGTGGCGCAGCAGATCGACACGGTCGTGACCGACATCGGCGTCGATGCGGTCAAGACGGGCATGCTCGCCAGTGCCGGCATCATCGAGGCGGTGGCCGACCGCCTGCGGGCCCATCGGCTGGAGGTGCTCGTCGTCGATCCGGTGATGATCGCCAAGTCGGGAGCGCCGTTGCTGCGGCCCGACGCGGTGGAGGCGCTGCGGACGCTGCTGCTGCCGCTGGCCCTGGTCGTCACGCCCAACCTGCACGAGGCGCGGGCCCTGACGGGCCAGGAGATCCGCACCGTGCGCGAGATGGAGGACGCGGCCCGCCGCCTGCACGCGCTGGGGCCGCGGGCCGTGGTGGTGAAAGGCGGACACCTGGCCGAAGCGCCCGTCGACGTGTTCTACGACGGCAGGCGCCTGGTCCACCTGCGCGCGGAACGGATCGCCACGCCGCACACGCACGGCACGGGGTGCGTCTTCGCGTCGGCGATCGCTGCCGAGCTCGCCAAGGGCCGGGAGGTCGAGGAGGCGGTCCGCAGGGCCAAGACGTTCGTCACGGCGGCGATTCGGGCGGCGCTACCGCTGGGCCGTGGGCACGGGCCGGCCAATCCGATGCACGGGCAGGTTCAGGCCGTCCTCGACGTTTCCTAG